The DNA region ATGTTTTCTGGAGTAGTTGAATAGTTATAATAACTTTCATCGAAAAGACCATCAATTAATATAGTTTTTGAAGCAGAGGAAATCAAAACCCCCATATTGGCGATATAGGTGACTTTTATTTCCGATTGTTTATTCCCATCTCCTGAAATTTTAATAATCTCTGGCTCTGAAAGTACACCACCTTTGCTTTCCAAAAAAGCAGCTATTTGAATGTAGCCTAAAGCCTGAGCTATATTAAGAGGTGTGCGATTGGTGCAATCAATGCTATTAATTTCAGCACCATTCTGTATTAATAATTTTGTAATATTAAGTTGGTTTAGTTCTACGGAATAATGCAAAGGAGTTCTGTTAAAACTATCCAACTTATTAATTTGTATATTTTTTGCAATAAGCAAGTCAGTCCATTTTAAATTTTTCCCTATTACGGCATTATGCAACAAACTTCGCCCATTGTTGTCAAAACCAGATAGAGAGGCTCCATTTTCTAAAAGTTTGTCTGCAATATCCTGCAAACTGTTTAACACAGCAGAATGAAGACAAGGATTAATCAATTCTTGTTCCTCGGGAAGTTTTGCATTTGCTTTAAGCAAAAGGTCAATCATTTCTTTTTTGTTATTCTCAATTGCATAAATTAAAGCTGTTTTATTTTCGAAATCGGTAACATTTACATCTATACTGTGGTTCAGAAAGACCTCAACAACAGTCAAGTTATTTTGCATAGCAGCTAAATGCAATGGCGTTCTACCATTCGTAAGACCTGCTTTATACATATCTGCTCCAGATTTTAAAAGAAATTCAACTATCGTGTCTTTTCCCCAATAGGAGGCATAAATTAAGGGGGTGCAGTCCCATTTAATAATAGAATCAACCAGGTTTGGATCTTCATGAATAAACTGCTTTACTTTTTCATATTCACTATCTTTAATAGACTTGAAAATATCCTGAGCATATATATAACAACTAAAAGCAAATAGAATAAGCGTTAGTAGGATTTTTGGAAAGGTTGTCATGTAAAGGTTTTGTTAAAATTATGGTTATTATTCTTGTTCAATCTCTGGTTAAACACAATTATTATTCCAATTATACTGTACTGAGTGCAGTGCGCTGTTTACCTTGCCGTTAACATTTGGGTAAAAACAATTGTGTTTATTCCTTTTATTAGTTGTTTTATATCATATAAATTGCGGTTGTAGGCAAACTGCAATAAAGCGATGGGTTCATTTCTGTGAACATTGGGCTGAAGTGTTATGGTGGGTTTATGGGGCACCGGCGTTTTATGTTTATATTCAGTATACTAAGCTAAAAATTATTGTTGAATAAAACAAATTA from Patescibacteria group bacterium includes:
- a CDS encoding ankyrin repeat domain-containing protein — its product is MTTFPKILLTLILFAFSCYIYAQDIFKSIKDSEYEKVKQFIHEDPNLVDSIIKWDCTPLIYASYWGKDTIVEFLLKSGADMYKAGLTNGRTPLHLAAMQNNLTVVEVFLNHSIDVNVTDFENKTALIYAIENNKKEMIDLLLKANAKLPEEQELINPCLHSAVLNSLQDIADKLLENGASLSGFDNNGRSLLHNAVIGKNLKWTDLLIAKNIQINKLDSFNRTPLHYSVELNQLNITKLLIQNGAEINSIDCTNRTPLNIAQALGYIQIAAFLESKGGVLSEPEIIKISGDGNKQSEIKVTYIANMGVLISSASKTILIDGLFDESYYNYSTTPENIVNKMNNFEPPFNSLDLILITHSDGDHFSAPMLGEYLSNNKTVKVVCNNLTSAAIMECDSFNTDSTNIVRIAPELYQSTDTIVNDIKLKILRLRHDGRDGQAENIGFLVDMDGFKIFHSGDSDGFVKQGLAVSGIQEYDSIGINEMNIDLAIVNRGYLWNSKSPGIQIIEKHMKPKHIIMAHFSENNKQGEWERVDQTIKEYKDILPEITVFKWQMQEIILQKEQ